The Streptomyces sp. NBC_00569 genomic sequence AGCTGGCGCGCGAGATCGACAACGCGCTGAACTTCATGCGTGCCTGCGGCACCGACCCGGCCGAGTTCCAGACGGTCGAGTTCTACGCCTCCCACGAGGCGCTGCTCCTCGACTACGAGTCGGCGCTGACCCGCGTGGACTCGCGTACGGGCAACCTGTACGACGTGTCGGGCCACATGGTGTGGATCGGTGAGCGCACCCGTCAGCTCGACGGCGCGCACATCGAGTTCGCCTCGAAGATCCGCAACCCGATCGGCATCAAGCTCGGCCCGACGACGACGGCCGAGGACGCGCTGCAGTACATCGAGCGCCTCGACCCGGACCGCGAGCCCGGCCGCCTGACCTTCATCGTCCGCATGGGCGCCGACAAGGTCCGCGACAAGCTCCCGGAGCTGGTCGAGAAGGTCACCGCCTCCGGCGCGACCGTCGCGTGGATCACCGACCCGATGCACGGCAACACGTACGAGGCGGCCTCGGGCCACAAGACCCGCCGCTTCGACGACGTGCTCGACGAGGTCAAGGGCTTCTTCGAGGTCCACAAGGGCCTCGGCACCCACCCGGGCGGCATCCACGTCGAGCTCACCGGTGACGACGTCACCGAGTGCGTGGGCGGCGGCGACGAGATCTTCGTCGACGATCTGCACCAGCGCTACGAGACGGCCTGCGACCCGCGCCTGAACCGCAGCCAGTCCCTCGACCTGGCGTTCCTGGTGGCGGAGATGTACCGCGACCAGTGATCTTGCAGCACATCGCCGTGGGGCGCGGATCACATCGATCCGCGCCCCACGGCACTTTTGTGCTCCGGACCCGGCGGGTAAGGTTAGGTTAGCCTCACCGTTCATTGGGGCGGGAGCAAGGAACCGGTCCTGATCGTTGGGAGGTGAACCGCGTGTACGTCTGCAGCTGCTTCGGTGTGACCGAGGACCAGGTCAAGAAGCAGGCGGACAGCGGTGCGTGCACCCCCCGCCAGATAGCGTCGGCCTGCAAGGCCGGCACGGACTGCGGCTCGTGCGTACGCCGCATCCAGGCGCTGCTCGGCCGTGGGAGCTGCCCGCGCCGCGAGCTGGTCGAGCAGGGAAGGCCCGCCCTGACGGCCGACCCGAACGCCCTCGTGGACCTTCCTGACGCCGCCTGAGGCTCCGCCCGGCCGAGCGTGGCCGCTCTAGCTGTCCGGCTAGCTGTCCGGCTGCTCGATCTGCTGGGCCAGATACAGCGCCTCACCGAGACTCTCGATCAGCTCCAGCTGCGTGTCGAGGTAGTCGATGTGGTGCTCTTCGTCCTCCAGGATGTCCTCGAAGATCCGCGCCGACGTCACATCGCCCTTGGCCCGCATGACGTCGATGCCGCGCTTGAGGCGGTCGATCGCCTCGACCTCGACCTGACGGTCGGCCTGGAACATCTCCGTGACGGTCTGCCCGACCCGTACGTGGAAGAGCCGCTGGTAGTTCGGCAGGGCATCGAGGAAGAGAATCCGCTCCGTCAGCCGGTCCGCGTGCTTCATCTCGTCGATGGACTCTGCGCGGGTGTACTTCGCGAGCTTGGTCCAACCGTTGTTGTCCTGGATCCGGTAGTGGAGCCAGTACTGGTTGATGGCCGTCAGCTCGCCCGTGAGCTGCTCGTTGAGGAATTCGATGACCTCGGGGTCGCCCTGCATCGCAGAGGCTCCTTCCACGTGATGGACTCGGCAGATTTCGCGCATCCTCGCACCGGCACCGAAAACCGTCCAGTAAGTGCACGCTTAGTAGGAGTTGCCCTTTTCGGAGGTGGCGGGGCTCTCGCTGGTCACGGCCACTGCCCGGGGTCTGTCAGGATGGAGGCATGGGTCAGCCGGTGGGTCGCGAGTCTGGGGGAGCAGTGCAGTCGGAGCTTCCACCGGGACAGCGTCTCCAGCGGGGCTGGCCGGTCACCCACTACGGCCCGGTTCCCAAGTTCCGCCCCGAACGCTGGGAGTTCAGGGTCTTCGGCGCCACCGCCGACGGGGACAAGCGCTGCTGGACCCACGAGGAGTTCTCCGCCCTGCCGTACGGCACGGTCGTGGCCGATCTGCACTGCGTCACCAAGTTCAGCATGCTCGGCGCGGAGTGGGGCGGCGTGCCGGCCGCGACGATTCTCGAGCTGGCGCCGCCCGCGCCCGCCGTCACCCATGTGATGGTCTGGGCCGAGTACGGGTTCAGCGCGAATCTCCGCCTCGAGGACTTCGCTGCCGACCGCACGATCTTCGCCACCCACAAGGACGGCGAACTCCTCACCGCGGAACACGGCTTCCCGCTTCGCCTCGTGGTGCCCCATCTGTACGCCTGGAAGGGCCCGAAGTGGGTCCGCGGCGTCGAGTACATGACGGCCGACCGCCGCGGCTTCTGGGAGGAGCGCGGCTATCACAACGTCGGCGACCCCTGGCGGGAGCAGCGCTACTCGTACCAGGAAGAGCCCGGGGACGGCCCCGAGCTCTGAGTCCTGGCGCTTTCGTACGGTCCGTCAGTGGTGGTACCGGTGCACCACCGCGTGGCCCTTGCCGCGGCCGATCATCCACTTGTTGACCGGCGTGGTCACCACGAAGGCGATGGCCAGTGAGACCGCAAGCGCGCCCCAGAACAGGCCGTCCGACAGATGGGCGTCCATCGCGTTCGGCCACAGCGCGATCACGCCGTTGTCGATCAGCTCCATGACGGCGATGGACAGGGTGTCCGCGGCGAGCGCGACCCGGAACGCGGTCCTGAAGTCGACGCCGGCCTTCAGGACGCTGCGCAGCGTGAGCGAGTAGCCGAAGAAGAACGCGAGCACGATCGCCAGGATCATCGTCGGCGTGTTGCCCCAGCCGAGCGCCGTGCCGATCACCATGCCGAGGACCTCGCCGATGGCGCATCCCGCGAGGCAGTGGAGGGTCGCCTGCGCGGCCATGGACCAGCTGACCTTGCCGAGGCCGTGCCCGGCGTGGGCGTGATCGGTGCGGGTGTGACCGGCGTGTTCGTGCTGCTCGTGGTCTGCGTGCTGGTCGTGCTGCTCGTGTCCGGCGTGCGTCTCGTGCTGCATGAGTTCCCCCAACGTCAGAGAGCGGTTCCTGTCGCTGACAAGAACCGTATACCCCCTGGGGGTATTCCTCAAGCGATCTCCTAGCCCTTCCGCAGCTCCTTCAGACGGGCCACGTCCGTCGCGTGGCCCGCCTTGCCGCCGGGGGTCTCGATGATCAGCGGCACGTTCTCGGTCGCCGGGTGGGCCATCAGCGCGCGGAACGGCTCGGCGCCGATGTGGCCGGAGCCGATGTTCTCGTGGCGGTCCTTGTGCGCCCCGGCGACGTCCTTGGAGTCGTTGGCGTGGATCAGCTTGAGGCGGCCCTCGCCCACGGTGTCCACCAGCAGGTCCAGGGTCTGGTTCATGCCGGCGGGGCCCGTCAGGTCGTGGCCCGCCGCGAAGATGTGGCACGTGTCCAGACAGACACCCAGCTTCGGATGCGCGTCCAGCGCGTCGAAGTACGGCCCGAAGTCCCAGGTCCGCGAGCACAGCGAAGAGCCCTGGCCCGCCGTCGACTCCAGGAGGAGGTACGGGTCGTCGTCATGGGTCAGCTCGTCGAGGAGCGGCAGCATCCGCTCACGCACCTGCGCGAGCGCCACCTCCCGCGCACGGCCGCCGGTCGCCGAACCCGTGTGCACGACGACGCCGAGCGCGCCTATCTCCCGGGCCCGGCGCAGCGAGTGCCGCAGCGACTCCACGGACTTCTCCACGGTCGCCTCGGTGTGCGAGCCGAAGTTGATCAGGTAGGGCGCGTGGACGTACGCCGGGATGTCCTCGGCGGCGCAGGCCGCGCGGAACGCCTCGTCCTGTTTCGGATTGCCGGGCGGCGTCGCCCAGCCGCGCGGGTTGGCGACGAAGACCTGGACGGTCTCGGCGCCGAGCTCGCGCGCGTACGAAAGCCCTACGGAGGCCAGGCCGCCGGCGACGGGGACATGGCCGCCGACCGGGTTACGGGATGCGGTGTCGGTGCTGCTCACCCGTCAAGGGTGGCACGCGCGCGTGGCCGTCCCGTCAGCGGATCTGGATGGTGATCGTCGACCCCTTCGGGGCCTTGTCACCGCCCTCCGTGGACTGCTTCTTCACGGTGTCGCCGAAAATGCCGAGCAGACCGCGGTCGTCCTCGACGTCGAAGCCGCGGGCCTCGAGCTTCTGGTGTGCGTCGTCGACGCTCATGCCCACGACGTCGGGGACCTCGACCATGACCGGGCCCTTGGAGATCGTCAGGGTGACCGTGTCCCCCTCGCCGAGCCGCTTGCCCTCGACGGGGGACTGCTCCGCGACACTGCCCTTGTCCTCGTCCGAGTACTTCCGCTCCGTGGAGATCTCGGCCTTCAGGCCCACGTCCTGCAGGTCGGCGATGGCGTCCTCCTCGGACTCGCCCGTCACGTCCGGGACGTCCACCACCCTGCCCCTGCTGACCACGAGCGCGATGGCCGAGCCGGCCTTGCGCGTGGTGCCGGACTCCGGGTCCGTGGCGATCACTGCCCCCTTGGGGACGTCCTCGTCGAACTCCTTGGTGACCATGCCGGGCTCCAGGCCCGCGCTCTTCAGCCGGCTCTCGGCCTTGCGGAGCGGCGTGCCCCGGAGGTCGGGGACCTTCACGGTCTCCGGTCCCAGGGACAACGTCAGATCCACCGCCCCGTGGTCCCGGATGCGGGTGCCCGCCTCGGGGTCGCTGGCGATCACGGTGCCGCGCTTCACGGTGTCGCTGTAAGAGCGCCTGACGTGCCCGAGGTCGAGACCGGCCTGGTCCAGACGCTCCCTGGCCTGCGTCTGCGTCTTGGCGAGCAGCGGAGGGACCTTCGTGAACTGGCCCGAGTTGATGTACCAGACGCCCGCGCCGAGGCCGAGGGCGAGCAGTACGGCGGCGACGGCCGCGAGCACACCGCGCCGCGGACGACGCCTCCGGGAAGGGGCGGGCGGCGGGGGCGGCGTCTCGAAGCGGCTTGTTCGGTTGAGCTCCGCCTGCGGGTTCTGGTCGTCGGCGGGCAGCGGGAGCTGTACGCCCCTGGTCCGCAGCGCACGAGGGATCACGCTCGTACGGTCGTCGGAGATGTCACGGTCCCCGAGGTCCTCGGGCCGTGCGGCCGGCGGCACCGCGTCGAGCTGCGCGTCCGTGAGGACGGCCCTGGCCGCCCTCACCTGGGCGAGCAGCGCCACCGCGTCGTACGGCCTGAGGTCGGGCGTGCGCGCGGTCGCCGAGGCGACGAGCGCGTCCAGCTCCGCGGGCAGGCCGGGAACGGACGCGGACGGGGGCGGCACGTCCTCGTTCAGGTGCTGGTAGAGGACCTGCGCGGGGGAGTCGCCGGAGTGCGGCTTGGCGCCCGTGAGTATCTCGTAGAGCACCACCCCGCACGCGTACACGTCGACGCGGGGGTCCGCGGTGCCGGACTCGATCTGCTCGGGGGCGAGGTAGGAGACGGTGCCGAGGACGGAGCCCGTCGTGTTCGTAACGGTGTCCACCGCCCGTACGAGGCCGAAGTCCGCCACCTTCACGCGGCCGTCGTCCCCTATGAGGACGTTCTCCGGCTTCATGTCGCGGTGCACGAATCCCGCGCGGTGCGCGGCGCCGAGCGCGGCGAGGACCGGCTCCAGGATGTCGAGCGCGGCGCGCGGCCGCAGCGCCCCGCGGTCCCTCAGGACGTCCCGCAGGGTGCAGCCCGCGACGTACTCCATCGCCAGATAGACGTACTGGCCGTCCGCGCCCTGGTCGAAGACCCCGACGACATTCGGGTGGGAGAGCCGGGCGACGGACTTGGCCTCGCGGATGAAGCGCTCGACGAACGAGACGTCGGCGGCGAGGGCCGGGTGCATCACCTTGAGCGCGAGCACACGGTCTAGGCGGGTGTCCACGGCCCTGTAGACCGTGGCCATCCCGCCGACCGCGATGCGTGCGTCGACGCGGTACCGGCCGTCGAGCACCTGCCCGACGAGAGGGTCCTGAAGGGTCGTGTCCACGCAGGTGAGTGTACGAGCCGCCGCCGACACCCGGCTCCGCAGTCGTGCGCGAGCGGCCGTACTGCAGCAGAGCTGTAACCGTGCCGTACGGCCCTCAGAACGCGGGCCGCTCCGGGTCGAGCCTGGCCATCCCGGACACGGGCGACGAGGCCTCGGCGAAGTGCCTGCGGGGAATCCGGCCCGCCCGGAACGCCAGCCGCCCCGCCTCGACCGCGTGCCGCATGCCCTCCGCCATCAGGGTCGGCTCCTGCGCGCGGGTGACCGCCGAGGCGAGCATCACACCGGCGCACCCCAGTTCCATCGCGAGCGCCGCGTCCGACGCCGTCCCGGCGCCCGCGTCCAGGATCACCGGCACGCGCGCGTGCTCGGTGATCAGCTGGAAGTTGTGCGGGTTGCGGATGCCGAGCCCGGAGCCGATGGGGGAGCCGAGCGGCATGACCGCCGCGCAGCCCACGTCCTCCAGCTTCCGCGCGAGCACCGGGTCGTCGTTCGTGTACGGCAGCACGGTGAAGCCGTCGTCGACGAGGATCTCCGCCGCGTCCAGGAGCTCGATCGGGTCGGGCAGCAGGGTGCGCTCGTCCGCGATGACCTCCAGCTTGACCAGGTCGGTGCCGAGCGCCTCGCGCGCGAGGCGGGCGGTCAGGACGGCCTCACCGGCGGTGAAACAGCCCGCCGTGTTCGGCAGCACCTGGATCCCCAGCTTCTCCAGCACGGAGAGCACGGAGCCCTGCACGCTCGCGTCCACGCGCCGCATCGCGACGGTCGTCAGCTCCGTGCCGGACGCGACGAGGGAGCGTTCCAGGACGTCGAGGCTGGGCGCCCCGCCCGTGCCCATGATCAGCCGGGACGAGAAGGACGTACCGCCGATGACCAAGGAGTCGTCAGCCATGGGTTCAGCCTCCCTGGACCGCGGTGAGGACCTCGACGCGGTCCCCGTCCGTGAGTGCGGTGACGGCCCACTGGGTGCGCGGGACGACGGTTTCGTTGAGTGCGGCGGCGACACCGGACGGCGCGCTGGTCAGTGCGGAGACGAGGGCGTCGAGCGTGGTGCCCGGGGCGACCTGGCGGCCCTCGCCGTTCACGGATACGTGGGTGACGGACACGGTCATACGGACTGCTCCACGGAGACGGGTGCGGGGACGGCGGCGAAGCGCCGCGGGGTGAAGGGGCGGGCCACTTCGGGGAGCTCGCCGGTGGCGAGCACGTGGGCCATGGAGTCGCCGGTGACCGGCGTGAGCAGCACGCCGTTGCGGTAGTGGCCGGTGGCGAGCAGCAGGCCCGGCAGTGCGCTAGGGCCGAGGATCGGGGCGTTGTCGGGGGAGCAGGGGCGCAGGCCCGCGCGGGTCTCCGTGAGCGGCAGCTCGGTGATGCCCGGCACCAGCTCGTGGGCGTCGCGCAGCAGCTCGTACACACCGCCGGCGGTGACCGTCGTGTCCCAGCCGAGCTCCTCGCTGGTGGCCCCGACGACGAGCTCGCCGTTGACCCGGGGCACCAGGTAGAGGTTGCCGCCGCGCACGACGGCGCGCACGGTGCGGCTCAGGAACGGCGCGTACACCTTCGGCACGGTCAGGCGCAGCACCTGCCCCTTCACCGGGCGCACCGGCGGCAGCACGTCGTCAGGGACCCCGGCGAGCCTGCCGCTGAGACTGCCGCCGGCGAGGACGACCTGGTCCGCTTCGAGCCCGGTGCCGTCGGCGAGGACCACGCCGCGCGCACCCTCGCGGACGACCGTCAGCCGCTCGGCCCACTGCCGGTGGAAGCGCACCCCGGCCAGCTCGCAGGCCGCGACAAGGGCCTTCGCGAGGCGTCTCGGGTCGATCTGGTGGTCACCGTCGACACGCAGGCCGCCCCGCACGGACGGGGCCAGCATCGGTTCGAGGCGCCGGCACTCACGGCCCGACAGCCACTCCGAGTCCAGGCCCGACTTGCGCTGCAGGGCGTGCAGTTCCCGAAGGTGCGCTCGGTCGTCCGAGTCGAGCGCGACGGCGAGCGTGCCGCACGCGCGGTAGCCGAGGTCGAGCCCGGTGGCCTCGGAGAGCTCGGCCGCGAACGCCGGATAGCGGCGCGCGGACTCCACGTTGAGGCCGAGGAGGGTCTGTTCGGCCTCTCCGTAGTGCAGTTCGGTGACGGCGGCCAGCATCCCGGCCGCCACCTGAGCGGCCCCGCCGCCCGGTTCGGGGTCCACGACAGCGGTGCGCAGCCCGCGCTGCGCGGCCCGCCACGCGGTGACGAGACCGATGATCCCGCCGCCCACGACCAGGACGTCGGAGCCTTCTGAAGTACGCGACATGGGCGTCCAGCCCCTCCCTTCGCCGGCATGACCCGGATCAGGTTCGTACGGTCGGAGGCCGTCCCAGCCTCCCTCTCAGCCCGGTACGTCCGGGCTCCCGCGAGTGCTTTACGGTGGTCACCCTAACCCCCTGAACCACTGCCCCGACGCCCAGTAAGGGAGCCCACCCGCATGGCCCGCTCGCTCGACGGACTCGTCCTCGCCCCGGTCGCCGACCAGGCTCCAGGTCAGGTGGGTACGCGGACCCGGTTCACGTACCACGAGGAGGACGGCCGGATCTGGGCCGAGTACGCGGGCGGGGACGTGGTGCGCGGCCACCTCGTGGGCACCCGCGAGGGCGACCGGGTCGACTTCAGGTACGTACAGCTGAAGACGGACGCGACGACCTCCTCCGGGCACTGTGTCTCGCTCGTCGTGGACCTTCCCGACGGGCGGGTGCGGCTGGACGAGACGTGGGAGTGGGAGTCGCAGGCGGGCAGCGGCACGAGCGTCGTCGAAGAGGTCCCCGGCGCCTGACGGCGCGGACGCGGGCGGCTGCACCGGTCAAACCGGCGGCCGGTGTGGAAGACGTCACGGGACCGGAGTGACGCGGCCCGCTGACTGACTGAACGTCAGGTGCATATGGTGATCCGGTGAGCGAGCAGACCCAGAACCAGGCACCGGTGCCCCAGGCAGGGCGGCACGTCGTCATCGTCGGCGCCGGGATGGCGGGGGTCCAGACCGCCGTGGCCCTGCGCGAACAGGGCTTCACCGGCGCCGTCACGCTGATCGGCGCCGAACCCCACCAGCCGTACGACCGGCCCCCGCTGTCCAAGGCCGTCCTCCTCGGCAAGGCCGAGGGTTCCGCCTTCGACGTCGACTTCGAAGCACTCGACATCACGCTCGAACTGGGCCGC encodes the following:
- a CDS encoding class II 3-deoxy-7-phosphoheptulonate synthase; protein product: MTVNAKTSASAGNTWRDLPAAQQPEYPDAEALRDVIAELESYPPLVFAGECDQLRARLASVAKGEAFLLQGGDCAEAFDAVSADHIRNKLKTLLQMGAVLTYAASVPVVKVGRIAGQYSKPRSKGTETRDGVTLPTYRGDSVNGFAFNEKARIPDPERLKRMYNASASTLNLVRAFTTGGYADLRQVHAWNQDFVKSSPSGQRYEQLAREIDNALNFMRACGTDPAEFQTVEFYASHEALLLDYESALTRVDSRTGNLYDVSGHMVWIGERTRQLDGAHIEFASKIRNPIGIKLGPTTTAEDALQYIERLDPDREPGRLTFIVRMGADKVRDKLPELVEKVTASGATVAWITDPMHGNTYEAASGHKTRRFDDVLDEVKGFFEVHKGLGTHPGGIHVELTGDDVTECVGGGDEIFVDDLHQRYETACDPRLNRSQSLDLAFLVAEMYRDQ
- a CDS encoding (2Fe-2S)-binding protein, translated to MNRVYVCSCFGVTEDQVKKQADSGACTPRQIASACKAGTDCGSCVRRIQALLGRGSCPRRELVEQGRPALTADPNALVDLPDAA
- the bfr gene encoding bacterioferritin, coding for MQGDPEVIEFLNEQLTGELTAINQYWLHYRIQDNNGWTKLAKYTRAESIDEMKHADRLTERILFLDALPNYQRLFHVRVGQTVTEMFQADRQVEVEAIDRLKRGIDVMRAKGDVTSARIFEDILEDEEHHIDYLDTQLELIESLGEALYLAQQIEQPDS
- a CDS encoding sulfite oxidase-like oxidoreductase; the encoded protein is MGQPVGRESGGAVQSELPPGQRLQRGWPVTHYGPVPKFRPERWEFRVFGATADGDKRCWTHEEFSALPYGTVVADLHCVTKFSMLGAEWGGVPAATILELAPPAPAVTHVMVWAEYGFSANLRLEDFAADRTIFATHKDGELLTAEHGFPLRLVVPHLYAWKGPKWVRGVEYMTADRRGFWEERGYHNVGDPWREQRYSYQEEPGDGPEL
- a CDS encoding DUF4396 domain-containing protein — encoded protein: MQHETHAGHEQHDQHADHEQHEHAGHTRTDHAHAGHGLGKVSWSMAAQATLHCLAGCAIGEVLGMVIGTALGWGNTPTMILAIVLAFFFGYSLTLRSVLKAGVDFRTAFRVALAADTLSIAVMELIDNGVIALWPNAMDAHLSDGLFWGALAVSLAIAFVVTTPVNKWMIGRGKGHAVVHRYHH
- a CDS encoding deoxyribonuclease IV; translated protein: MSSTDTASRNPVGGHVPVAGGLASVGLSYARELGAETVQVFVANPRGWATPPGNPKQDEAFRAACAAEDIPAYVHAPYLINFGSHTEATVEKSVESLRHSLRRAREIGALGVVVHTGSATGGRAREVALAQVRERMLPLLDELTHDDDPYLLLESTAGQGSSLCSRTWDFGPYFDALDAHPKLGVCLDTCHIFAAGHDLTGPAGMNQTLDLLVDTVGEGRLKLIHANDSKDVAGAHKDRHENIGSGHIGAEPFRALMAHPATENVPLIIETPGGKAGHATDVARLKELRKG
- the pknB gene encoding Stk1 family PASTA domain-containing Ser/Thr kinase, translated to MDTTLQDPLVGQVLDGRYRVDARIAVGGMATVYRAVDTRLDRVLALKVMHPALAADVSFVERFIREAKSVARLSHPNVVGVFDQGADGQYVYLAMEYVAGCTLRDVLRDRGALRPRAALDILEPVLAALGAAHRAGFVHRDMKPENVLIGDDGRVKVADFGLVRAVDTVTNTTGSVLGTVSYLAPEQIESGTADPRVDVYACGVVLYEILTGAKPHSGDSPAQVLYQHLNEDVPPPSASVPGLPAELDALVASATARTPDLRPYDAVALLAQVRAARAVLTDAQLDAVPPAARPEDLGDRDISDDRTSVIPRALRTRGVQLPLPADDQNPQAELNRTSRFETPPPPPAPSRRRRPRRGVLAAVAAVLLALGLGAGVWYINSGQFTKVPPLLAKTQTQARERLDQAGLDLGHVRRSYSDTVKRGTVIASDPEAGTRIRDHGAVDLTLSLGPETVKVPDLRGTPLRKAESRLKSAGLEPGMVTKEFDEDVPKGAVIATDPESGTTRKAGSAIALVVSRGRVVDVPDVTGESEEDAIADLQDVGLKAEISTERKYSDEDKGSVAEQSPVEGKRLGEGDTVTLTISKGPVMVEVPDVVGMSVDDAHQKLEARGFDVEDDRGLLGIFGDTVKKQSTEGGDKAPKGSTITIQIR
- a CDS encoding thiazole synthase encodes the protein MADDSLVIGGTSFSSRLIMGTGGAPSLDVLERSLVASGTELTTVAMRRVDASVQGSVLSVLEKLGIQVLPNTAGCFTAGEAVLTARLAREALGTDLVKLEVIADERTLLPDPIELLDAAEILVDDGFTVLPYTNDDPVLARKLEDVGCAAVMPLGSPIGSGLGIRNPHNFQLITEHARVPVILDAGAGTASDAALAMELGCAGVMLASAVTRAQEPTLMAEGMRHAVEAGRLAFRAGRIPRRHFAEASSPVSGMARLDPERPAF
- the thiS gene encoding sulfur carrier protein ThiS, with the translated sequence MTVSVTHVSVNGEGRQVAPGTTLDALVSALTSAPSGVAAALNETVVPRTQWAVTALTDGDRVEVLTAVQGG
- the thiO gene encoding glycine oxidase ThiO; translated protein: MSRTSEGSDVLVVGGGIIGLVTAWRAAQRGLRTAVVDPEPGGGAAQVAAGMLAAVTELHYGEAEQTLLGLNVESARRYPAFAAELSEATGLDLGYRACGTLAVALDSDDRAHLRELHALQRKSGLDSEWLSGRECRRLEPMLAPSVRGGLRVDGDHQIDPRRLAKALVAACELAGVRFHRQWAERLTVVREGARGVVLADGTGLEADQVVLAGGSLSGRLAGVPDDVLPPVRPVKGQVLRLTVPKVYAPFLSRTVRAVVRGGNLYLVPRVNGELVVGATSEELGWDTTVTAGGVYELLRDAHELVPGITELPLTETRAGLRPCSPDNAPILGPSALPGLLLATGHYRNGVLLTPVTGDSMAHVLATGELPEVARPFTPRRFAAVPAPVSVEQSV